Within the Kribbella aluminosa genome, the region GCCGACAGCAACATTTCCCGCGCGGCGGGGTGCATCGGCTCGGCCGACGCGGCATCCAGATACGTACGCTCGATCACACGGGAAACGCTAAGCCCTACCTATCCGCAGAAGCCGGATGGGTGTCCAGTAGGGTTTGGTCGTCAGTCTCACTTGGGAAGGGAAAGGCGCCCCGTGGGTTCGAACGGCACGCCCGGAGTGGAGGAGCGACCGGCAGGTTCTGCCGGCGCCACACGTCCGGCGAAGCGACGCCTGCTGGTCGGTGCGGCACTGGTGCTCGGCACCACGCTGCTGACCGGTTGTTCGTCGGCGACCACTGAGCAGTGGAAGCGACTCGGTCTGCCCGAGGGCGCATCGGACCGGACCGAGGCGATCCGCAGCCTCTGGATCGGTGCCTGGACCGCCGCTCTGATCGTCGGCGTGATGGTCTGGGGCCTGATCCTCTGGGTCAGCGTGCGGTACCGCAAGCGCAACGAAGACGCTCCCCGGCAGGTGCGGTACAACCTGCCGCTCGAAGTCCTCTACACACTGGCGCCGTTCGCGATCATCGGTGTGCTCTTCTTCTACACCGTGGAGCACGGCAACACGGTGACGAAGATGGACGCCAATCCGCAGCACACCGTGAACGTGGTGGGCCAGCAGTGGCAGTGGACCTTCAACTACAAGGACACCGTCGACGGGCAGCAGGGCGTCTGGGAG harbors:
- the ctaC gene encoding aa3-type cytochrome oxidase subunit II produces the protein MGSNGTPGVEERPAGSAGATRPAKRRLLVGAALVLGTTLLTGCSSATTEQWKRLGLPEGASDRTEAIRSLWIGAWTAALIVGVMVWGLILWVSVRYRKRNEDAPRQVRYNLPLEVLYTLAPFAIIGVLFFYTVEHGNTVTKMDANPQHTVNVVGQQWQWTFNYKDTVDGQQGVWETGTLDKPATLWLPVNESVHFDLTSPDVIHSFWVPSFYFKLDVIPGRTNKFQLTPTKIGTFEGKCAELCGLYHSRMVFSVKVVTRAEYDQHLKDLAAKGQTGAATGGADATTIPGSGEGQK